The following coding sequences lie in one Drosophila sulfurigaster albostrigata strain 15112-1811.04 chromosome 2R, ASM2355843v2, whole genome shotgun sequence genomic window:
- the LOC133838262 gene encoding large ribosomal subunit protein bL9m, whose product MLKNICVTQFNLLKSVTSLQQQVRTTFVLKRKYDPLLHKTNQKPRRMRAKHFIYELVEDTLVKKSPNMEVVLKTFVEGVGDKGDVVSMKPNFVYNKLLLPGLATYKTPENIAKYAKTEAEKSAVKHSSPYAQRTVNMLESIVLAVIMNKDEPWVIEPWHIKASLRKAGFHCREECITLPKERIEGPDLRKENKEFNCTITINKLEQANLKCRIHHWSTDPSERLPYVLEHWKLPSEPLLDVGLPERSETPEKQA is encoded by the exons ATGCTGAAAAATATCTGTGTAACACAGTTCAATCTGCTCAAAAGTGTCACCAGCCTGCAGCAACAAGTGCGA ACCACGTTCGTGTTGAAGCGCAAGTATGATCCTCTATTACACAAGACCAATCAGAAACCGCGTCGCATGCGCGCTAAGCACTTCATTTATGAGCTGGTCGAGGACACGCTCGTCAAGAAAAGCCCCAACATGGAGGTGGTGCTAAAGACCTTCGTCGAAGGCGTTGGCGACAAGGGCGACGTTGTTTCCATGAAACCCAATTTCGTGTACAACAAACTTTTGTTGCCCGGATTAGCTACCTACAAAACACCCGAGAACATTGCCAAATATGCCAAGACAGAGGCGGAAAAGTCTGCGGTGAAGCATAGTTCGCCCTACGCCCAGCGTACCGTCAATATGCTGGAGTCCATTGTACTGGCGGTGATCATGAACAAGGACGAACCTTGGGTAATTGAGCCATGGCACATTAAAGCATCGTTGCGCAAGGCAGGCTTCCATTGCCGCGAGGAATGCATCACGTTACCCAAGGAGCGCATCGAGGGACCCGATCTACGCAAAGAGAACAAGGAATTCAACTGCACCATCACGATCAATAAGTTGGAGCAGGCGAATCTAAAATGTCGCATTCATCATTGGAGCACTGATCCCAGCGAACGATTGCCCTATGTTCTGGAGCATTGGAAACTGCCATCCGAGCCTTTATTGGATGTGGGTTTACCCGAGCGAAGTGAAACCCCCGAAAAGCAAGCTTAA
- the LOC133838259 gene encoding 39 kDa FK506-binding nuclear protein yields MSMFWGLSMKPNRKYTQTIVKSFHISGAALEEGDLAKLYITADKNKFIVATLSKNIPQIALDLNFCKGDKIMFQTTGNASVSLIGYLHDAEESDDEDFEDDEYAALAEGLEKGEGAENESDSEEGSDDEEDEDDSKLAAEYSSFLEDNESGEEEESDDDDEEEEEEDEESDEEDTPKAKKAKIAESAKKPAKAQNGVAKADKKQQQQQQQQQQKSKKDKKAAGEDKKEQPKGKEGKQQQQQQSGGERTIAGGVKVQDLNAGNGPEAKQGKRVSVYYIGRLKSNNKTFDSMQKGNGFKFALGGGEVIKGWDVGVAGMKVGGKRRITCPAHMAYGARGHPPTIPPNSTLVFDVELKAVH; encoded by the exons ATGTCGATGTTTTGGG GATTAAGTATGAAGCCTAACCGCAAGTACACACAAACCATTGTGAAATCCTTCCACATTTCTGGTGCCGCTTTAGAAGAAGGCGATTTGGCCAAACTTTATATTACGGCCgataaaaataagtttattgTGGCGACATTATCCAAGAACATCCCACAGATCGCATTGGACTTGAATTTCTGCAAAGGCGACAAGATCATGTTCCAAACAACTG GCAATGCTAGCGTTTCATTGATTGGTTATCTACATGATGCTGAGGAATCTGACGATGAAGATTTCGAGGATGATGAGTATGCAGCCCTTGCCGAAGGCCTTGAGAAAGGCGAAGGTGCAGAGAATGAGTCTGACTCTGAGGAAGGAAGCGACGATGAGGAGGACGAGGATGACAGCAAACTAGCTGCTGAATACTCATCATTCCTCGAAGATAATGAATCTGGCGAAGAAGAGGAaagcgatgatgatgatgaagaagaggaggaggaggatgaggaaTCCGATGAAGAGGATACACCCAAGGCCAAGAAAGCCAAGATTGCAGAGAGTGCAAAGAAACCCGCCAAGGCACAAAACGGTGTCGCCAAAGCCGacaagaagcagcaacagcaacaacagcagcagcaacagaagtcAAAAAAAGATAAGAAAGCTGCTGGCGAAGACAAGAAGGAGCAGCCCAAGGGCAAGGAgggcaagcagcaacagcagcagcaatctgGTGGAGAACGCACAATTGCTGGCGGCGTTAAGGTGCAGGATTTGAATGCCGGCAATGGTCCTGAGGCCAAGCAAGGCAAACGCGTCTCGGTTTACTACATTGGTCGTCTCAAGTCCAACAACAAGACGTTCGACAGCATGCAAAAGGGCAACGGATTTAAGTTTGCCCTCGGCGGTGGCGAAGTTATCAAGGGCTGGgatgttggtgttgctggCATGAAGGTTGGCGGCAAGCGTCGCATTACTTGCCCCGCCCATATGGCATATGGTGCTCGTGGTCATCCGCCCACTATTCCACCAAACTCGACTCTGGTCTTTGACGTGGAGCTGAAGGCTgttcattaa
- the LOC133838255 gene encoding ferrochelatase, mitochondrial: MHYGKNLKFKWRSHVDYKFLSDNKNAFFLHKTNLSRLAKNAANFATSAGRQQQAKTAILMLNMGGPQHTDQVHDYLLRIMTDRDMIQLPVQSRLGPWIAQRRTPEVQKKYKEIGGGSPILKWTELQGQLMCEQLDKVSPATAPHKHYVGFRYVNPLTEDTLAKIENDKPERVVLFSQYPQYSCATSGSSFNSIFSHYRDNSLPTNIKWSIIDRWGTHPLLIKTFAQRIREELAKFVETKRNDVVILFTAHSLPLKAVNRGDAYPSEIGASVHMVMQELGQSNPYSLAWQSKVGPLPWLAPATDDAIKGYVKQGRKNFILVPIAFVNEHIETLHELDIEYCDELAKDVGVEEIRRAAAPNDHPLFIEALSSIVADHLKSTQPVNPKFLMRCPMCTNPRCRESKKWYQQLCSH; this comes from the exons ATGCACTatggtaaaaatttgaaattcaagtgGCGGTCACACGTTGATTACAAGTTTCTCTCTGATAACAagaatgctttttttttgcataagaCAAATTTAAGTAGATTGGCAA AAAATGCTGCCAACTTCGCAACAAGCGCTGGCCGCCAGCAACAGGCCAAGACTGCAATTCTCATGCTCAACATGGGAGGACCTCAGCATACAGATCAAGTGCACGATTATCTGTTGCGTATTATGACTGATCGAGATATGATTCAACTGCCAGTGCAGAGCCGGCTGGGCCCTTGGATTGCCCAGCGGCGTACACCAGAAGTGCAAAAGAAATACAAGGAAATCGGAGGCGGTTCGCCAATACTCAAGTGGACAGAGTTGCAGGGTCAATTGATGTGCGAGCAACTGGATAAAGTGTCGCCGGCAACAGCGCCCCATAAACACTACGTCGGATTCCGTTATGTTAATCCGCTTACAGAGGACACGCTGGCCAAGATTGAGAA TGATAAGCCGGAACGTGTGGTGCTCTTCTCACAGTACCCACAATACAGCTGCGCCACATCTGGCTCTAGCTTCAACTCTATCTTCTCCCACTACCGCGATAA TTCGCTGCCCACCAATATCAAGTGGAGCATTATCGATCGGTGGGGCACACATCCGCTGCTTATCAAGACATTCGCTCAGCGCATACGCGAAGAACTGGCCAAGTTTGTGGAAACCAAGCGCAATGATGTCGTCATACTCTTCACCGCACACTCGCTGCCCCTCAAGGCGGTGAATCGAGGTGACGCTTATCCCTCTGAGATTGGCGCCAGTGTTCACATGGTCATGCAAGAGCTGGGCCAGAGTAATCCTTATAGCTTAGCTTGGCAGTCAAAAGTGGGTCCTCTGCCGTGGCTGGCACCGGCTACCGATGATGCAATTAAA GGCTACGTCAAGCAAGGACGCAAGAATTTTATTCTAGTACCTATTGCCTTTGTGAATGAGCATATTGAGACGCTGCACGAACTGGACATTGAGTACTGTGATGAACTGGCCAAGGATGTGGGTGTGGAGGAGATTCGCCGAGCTGCCGCACCGAATGATCATCCTTTGTTTATAGAGGCGCTAAGCAGCATTGTGGCCGATCATTTAAAGTCCACTCAACCTGTGAACCCAAAGTTCTTAATGCGGTGTCCAATGTGCACCAATCCACGCTGCCGCGAGAGCAAGAAATGGTATCAACAGCTCTGCTCGCATTGA
- the LOC133838258 gene encoding melanization protease 1 has protein sequence MKLLLGLLLLQSTFHSYAQEIFGYCTTPSEQSGTCIYLQSCNYLYELVQKRSVSASDRTFLANSQCGYRNNQVIICCANSRRLSDAPVWGNQGLPQPQPQPTVPAKLSGLLPQVPNCGDNFGNRIVGGVNTGKKEFPWLALIEYTKPGNVIGHHCGGSLINNRYVLTAAHCVSAVPANWRLTGVRLGEWDTTMNPDCTKERSGRSDCNDPYVDVPVSEAIPHPQYPGNARDQMNDIALLRLQNQVTLTDFISPVCLPTRPEQRNTIFLGRKMVVAGWGRTETNATSNIKLKAEIEPVTSEACNNRYSSQRRSISSSQICAGGVEGVDSCRGDSGGPLVMEEITDGYGNYFLTGVVSYGPTPCGLAGWPGVYTLVSAYIEWIDSTIRP, from the exons ATGAAGCTCCTGCTCGGGTTGTTATTGCTGCAAAGCACATTTCACAGCTATGCACAAG AAATCTTTGGATATTGCACAACACCTTCGGAGCAAAGCGGAACCTGCATTTATCTACAAAGTTGCAACTATCTTTATGAGCTGGTTCAAAAGCGCTCGGTTTCGGCCAGCGATCGTACATTCCTGGCAAACAGTCAATGTGGCTATCGCAACAATCAGGTTATC ATTTGCTGCGCCAACAGTCGCCGCTTGAGCGACGCGCCAGTTTGGGGAAATCAAGGCCTACCTCAACCACAGCCCCAACCAACGGTTCCCGCGAAACTCTCTGGATTGCTGCCCCAAGTGCCCAATTGCGGTGATAACTTTGGCAATCGCATTGTGGGCGGTGTGAATACGGGCAAAAAGGAGTTTCCCTGGCTGGCTCTAATCGAGTACACCAAAC CGGGCAATGTTATCGGTCATCATTGTGGAGGCTCGCTGATCAACAATCGATATGTGCTTACTGCAGCGCATTGTGTATCTGCTGTGCCCGCGAATTGGCGGCTCACTGGTGTGCGTTTAGGTGAATGGGATACGACCATGAATCCCGATTGCACCAAGGAGCGCAGCGGACGCAGCGACTGCAATGATCCGTATGTGGATGTGCCCGTTAGTGAAGCAATACCACATCCACAGTACCCTGGCAATGCTCGTGATCAAATGAATGATATTGCATTGTTGCGCTTGCAAAATCAAGTCACCTTAACAGACTTCATCTCCCCAGTTTGTTTGCCCACGCGGCCAGAGCAACGTAATACCATTTTCCTGGGTAGAAAAATGGTTGTCGCTGGCTGGGGAAGAACCGAAACGAATGCCACATCCAATATTAAACTAAAGGCTGAAATCGAACCTGTGACCTCAGAGGCCTGCAACAATCGATATTCATCTCAACGACGCTCCATTTCCTCCAGCCAAATTTGCGCTGGCGGCGTGGAAGGTGTCGATTCATGTCGCGGTGACTCGGGCGGTCCCTTAG ttATGGAAGAAATTACTGATGGATATGGCAACTATTTTCTTACCGGCGTGGTGTCGTATGGTCCGACACCTTGCGGCTTAGCTGGCTGGCCTGGCGTTTACACACTTGTATCCGCATACATTGAATGGATTGACAGCACAATTAGGCCATAA
- the LOC133838264 gene encoding complexin isoform X7, whose product MNFIGGDGGDDGDDKEKAEEEERERQEAIREAEERRKEKHRKMEEEREKMRQDIRDKYNIKKKEEIVEAAPQEEPNPLMRKKKTPEELAAEAEQEELDDFTKLKNQIETQVNELKTQIEGKCVMQ is encoded by the exons ATGAATTTCATTG GAGGTGATGGCGGTGATGATGGCGACGATAAGGAAAAggcagaggaggaggagagagaGCGTCAGGAGGCCATACGTGAGGCCGAAGAGCGACGCAAGGAGAAGCATCGCAAAATGGAGGAAGAGCGCGAAAAAATGAGACAGGACATACGCGATAAG TACAACATCAAGAAAAAGGAGGAAATCGTTGAGGCAGCGCCACAAGAGGAGCCCAATCCGCTGATGCGAAAAAAGAAGACGCCCGAGGAGTTGGCCGCCGAGGCTGAGCAGGAAGAGCTCGACGATTTTACAA AACTgaaaaatcaaatagaaaCGCAAGTAAATGAGCTAAAAACTCAAATAGAGGGAAAATGTGTCATGCAGTGA
- the LOC133838253 gene encoding uncharacterized protein LOC133838253 codes for MYLKVLVVLVLAGTVSAASAAGAGSLDNNLLHFKEQLEQLLDLSRSPCQDFYGYVCGRSANGNQTLRRQQEQQRFQQLLKSTNPVQMLDMELQLINFYKSCENNRGAEALRSSPLYKSSGGWPALEATTNNQSLHWLAVLGNFHEMGAPYFFETKISMQSNKRVVTLQPDTTRRHTMRKFEQRVGELLQGFGVEQSRAHVTSLEVLSLERSRRDIVKTERIDDQVQFSYMNFKRSSFGNASLNRLDWDGYFRKQLGGKTLQPTDAVVVKQLPRLVDYLLLLQNTSMHRLLNWLWIDYVMDIAAADCQQLVDTYAGDVYAHLLQRVSANRVQTTQMYAAIGRAYKTQLAGSVWIDEISEQASQRFLGQLMHMSLNGDERLNAAYHELQLGRRSFYRNMEKLRRFQHKRQATSSSQQALWQYVQVFNTINGLLPQLQNLSSPLNYALIGERFARSLIAAGSNSRTPGAWRSMDSERQFAVFQNCSNTLSTERLPNANDLLLGMLAQRQSWTCYKQQLPQTASRLNAQLGGGRMQLSLQRLYFIGSLLVECRENSSQQQQLQQRQLQHAILRNSVEFSEAFGCRNGDALYAQQQRCKLTP; via the exons ATGTATCTCAAAGTGCTGGTAGTGTTAGTTTTAGCAGGCACTGTTAGTGCTGCatctgctgctggtgctggcAGCTTGGACAACAATCTGCTGCATTTTAAGGAGCAACTCGAACAGTTGCTTGACTTGAGTCGATCGCCTTGCCAGGACTTTTATGGCTACGTCTGTGGACGCAGTGCGAATGGGAATCAAACGTTGCGTCGtcagcaggagcaacaacgTTTCCAGCAGCTGCTGAAATCAACGAATCCCGTGCAGATGCTGGACATGGAACTGCAGTTGATTAACTTTTACAAGTCCTGCGAGAATAATCGTGGTGCAGAAGCTTTGCGTTCTTCCCCGCTCTACAAAAGCAGCGGCGGTTGGCCAGCCTTGGAGGCAACAACCAACAATCAGTCGCTGCATTGGCTGGCGGTACTTGGCAACTTCCATGAGATGGGTGCACCGTATTTCTTCGAGACGAAGATTAGCATGCAGTCGAATAAGCGAGTGGTTACCTTGCAACCGGACACCACGAGGCGCCACACGATGCGCAAGTTTGAGCAGCGAGTGGGCGAATTGTTGCAAGGCTTTGGCGTCGAGCAGAGTCGCGCTCATGTCACGTCGCTCGAGGTGCTCAGCTTGGAGCGCAGTCGTCGGGATATTGTGAAGACGGAACGCATCGACGATCAGGTGCAGTTCAGCTATATGAATTTCAAGCGCAGCTCGTTTGGCAACGCCTCGCTGAATCGCCTCGATTGGGATGGTTATTTCAGGAAGCAGCTGGGCGGTAAAACGCTGCAGCCAACGGATGCGGTGGTGGTGAAGCAATTGCCTCGACTGGTGGActatttgctgctgttgcagaaCACGAGCATGCATCGGCTGCTCAATTGGCTGTGGATTGACTATGTGATgg ATATTGCTGCCGCAGACTGCCAACAACTGGTGGACACATATGCTGGCGATGTCTATGCTCATCTGTTGCAACGCGTCAGCGCGAATCGTGTGCAGACAACACAAATGTATGCGGCCATTGGACGGGCGTATAAGACGCAACTGGCGGGCAGTGTGTGGATCGATGAGATCTCCGAGCAGGCCAGTCAACGTTTTCTCGGCCAACTGATGCACATGTCGCTGAACGGCGACGAGCGACTGAATGCCGCCTATCACGAGCTGCAGCTTGGACGTCGCAGCTTCTATCGCAACATGGAGAAGTTGCGTCGCTTTCAGCACAAGCGGCAAGCGACGAGCAGCTCGCAGCAAGCGTTGTGGCAATATGTGCAAGTCTTCAACACCATCAACGGACTGCTGCCGCAGCTGCAGAATCTGAGCTCGCCGCTGAACTATGCGCTGATTGGCGAGCGTTTTGCACGCTCACTGATTGCCGCCGGCAGCAACAGTCGGACGCCTGGCGCCTGGCGCAGCATGGACTCGGAGCGACAGTTTGCCGTGTTCCAGAACTGCAGCAATACGCTCAGCACTGAGCGTCTGCCCAATGCCAATGATCTGTTGCTGGGCATGCTGGCGCAGCGACAAAGCTGGACCTGCTACAAACAACAGTTGCCACAGACAGCGTCGCGTTTGAATGCCCAACTTGGCGGTGGCCGAATGCAGTTGTCACTGCAGCGACTCTACTTCATTGGCAGCCTGCTGGTGGAGTGCCGCGAGAACAgcagtcaacagcagcaactgcagcagcggcagttGCAGCACGCCATCTTGCGTAACTCGGTCGAGTTTAGCGAGGCCTTTGGTTGCCGCAATGGCGATGCGCTCTACGCGCAGCAGCAACGCTGCAAGCTCACTCCATAG
- the LOC133838264 gene encoding complexin isoform X6, which translates to MNFIGAVGGDGGDDGDDKEKAEEEERERQEAIREAEERRKEKHRKMEEEREKMRQDIRDKYNIKKKEEIVEAAPQEEPNPLMRKKKTPEELAAEAEQEELDDFTKLKNQIETQVNELKTQIEGKCVMQ; encoded by the exons ATGAATTTCATTG gcgCTGTAGGAGGTGATGGCGGTGATGATGGCGACGATAAGGAAAAggcagaggaggaggagagagaGCGTCAGGAGGCCATACGTGAGGCCGAAGAGCGACGCAAGGAGAAGCATCGCAAAATGGAGGAAGAGCGCGAAAAAATGAGACAGGACATACGCGATAAG TACAACATCAAGAAAAAGGAGGAAATCGTTGAGGCAGCGCCACAAGAGGAGCCCAATCCGCTGATGCGAAAAAAGAAGACGCCCGAGGAGTTGGCCGCCGAGGCTGAGCAGGAAGAGCTCGACGATTTTACAA AACTgaaaaatcaaatagaaaCGCAAGTAAATGAGCTAAAAACTCAAATAGAGGGAAAATGTGTCATGCAGTGA